Below is a genomic region from Longimicrobium sp..
CTGCCACTCGTAGGCGGTCAGCACCCCCGTGAAGGGGCCCTCCCCCTGGTCCGGCGTGATTACGCGCACGGTGTCGCCCACTACCAGCGCGCGGACGCGGCTGTGCTGCGCGTGGGCCGCGCCCGGCACGGCGGCCAGGAGGAGAAGGACTGCAAGAAAGCGGTTCGAGATCGTCTTCGTCATCGGGAGAGCGGCGGGTTGAGCGGCGTGCGAGCCCGTATGGTGGCGCACGAAACGAGCCCGGGCAAGGGCAACGGACTCGCCACGTGCTTCCGCGGCGGGTCCGGAGCTCCGCTCCCGATCCGACATTCGCCGTCGGGAGGTCCCTTGCTTCACGCTTGACACAATCTCATCGCGCCTTTATTGTCTCAATCAGACATACCGAAACCTGAAGCGGGGCACATCGCCTCGTCCGGCACAGCGGCCGGGCGGGGCCTTTTTGCGTCGTGCAGGCGGACGGAACAGAGACGGGCCGCCTCCAGGCCCCCCGGCAGAGCGATCCGGGACCGGATGCAGACCCGCCGCGGCGAATGCCCGCGGCGGGTACGGAAACCGTCCGCCACTCGCGCGGCGGACCCGGCCCGGAGGCGAGCATGGCAAAGGCGCACACGCTGGTGGAGGACTTCAACGACAACGCCGTGGACAACACGCGGTGGTGGGTGTTCGGCGACGCAAGGGAGGTGAACCGCAGGCTGGAGCTCTGGATCCCCAGCAGCAAGGCGGACAGCTACGCGGGCTACACCGCCAAAGACGCGTACGACCTCACCGCCTCGCGCATCTGGGTGGAGCTGGTGCGGGCGCCGCGCACGGGGCAGGCGCAGCTGCGGGCGTACGTCAGCGAGGGAAACGAGCTCGCCATCGGGCTTGTCAACGGGCTCCTGCGCTGCGAGCAGCAGACCGGGGGCGCGTACCTGGTCTTCCTCACGGTGCCGTACGACTTCCAGGCGCACCGCTGGCTCCAGATCCGCGAGCAGCACGGCACCGTGTTCTGGGAGGTCTCGCGCGACGGGTGGGAGTGGACGACGCTGTTCAGCAACGCTGCCCCGTTTTCACTCACCGCCATCAAGCCGGGGCTGTTCAGCGGCACGTACCAGGCGGCGCCCGCGCCGGGGCTGGTGGTCTTCGACAACCTGAACGTGCGGGAGACGAGCCTCTCGCGCCGCGTGGACCAGCGCCGCCTCTCCGCGCGCGACGTCCGGCAGCAGGCGGCGGAGCTGGCGGCGCGCCGACCCCACGAAGAGCACTTCAACAACAACGACGAGGTCGACTACCCCGCCACGCCGCTGGTGGGGAACTACTCCAAGAGCCTCAAGCACGACTCGCTCGGCGATCCGGTGGGCTATTCGTACGCGTCGCTGCTGCGCGCGCTGCAGAGCCAGGATCCCGGCGACTTCGAAGAGATCGTGCTGGCCTCTTCCGACGCGCTCAAGCTGACCAACCCGCAGTCGGGGCTGGCGTTCGACGTGGAGGGGCCGGATGCGCAGGAGCTGACCATGGCGCCCGCGCCGCGCTTCGACAGCGAGCAGGCGGCGCACGAGGCGGCGGAGCTGTACTGGATGGCGGCGGCGCGCGACGTCCACTTCGCCTCGTACGGCAGCAACTCCACCATCACCGCCGCCATCGCGTCGATGAACGGTGAATTCCCCTGGTTCGGAGGCACCACGCCCGTGACGGCGCAGAACGTCTTCCGTGGGATCTACCCCGGCGAGCAGACGGGGCCGTACGTCAGCCAGTTCCTGCTCAAGGGCAACACCGACCCGCGCAAGCCGGCCGGGTTCGGGCGCGATGCCACGGACGGCTTCATCTCCTACGGTGCCCGCGTCATCGACCAGCGCCTGGTTCCCGCGCTCGCAGGCAAGAACTGGATGGGAGGGTTCCCCGTCTGGCTGGACGTGCAGAACGGGATGGACCGGCGCGGCATGGACCTGTTCGAGAGCACCCGCGTCTTTATCCGCAACCTGCGCGACGGCGCCACCTTCGTGCACTTCGACCAGGTGCTCGACGCCTACTACAACACGGCGTGG
It encodes:
- a CDS encoding vanadium-dependent haloperoxidase, whose product is MAKAHTLVEDFNDNAVDNTRWWVFGDAREVNRRLELWIPSSKADSYAGYTAKDAYDLTASRIWVELVRAPRTGQAQLRAYVSEGNELAIGLVNGLLRCEQQTGGAYLVFLTVPYDFQAHRWLQIREQHGTVFWEVSRDGWEWTTLFSNAAPFSLTAIKPGLFSGTYQAAPAPGLVVFDNLNVRETSLSRRVDQRRLSARDVRQQAAELAARRPHEEHFNNNDEVDYPATPLVGNYSKSLKHDSLGDPVGYSYASLLRALQSQDPGDFEEIVLASSDALKLTNPQSGLAFDVEGPDAQELTMAPAPRFDSEQAAHEAAELYWMAAARDVHFASYGSNSTITAAIASMNGEFPWFGGTTPVTAQNVFRGIYPGEQTGPYVSQFLLKGNTDPRKPAGFGRDATDGFISYGARVIDQRLVPALAGKNWMGGFPVWLDVQNGMDRRGMDLFESTRVFIRNLRDGATFVHFDQVLDAYYNTAWILMSEPMGNQLSFQSGVTRRPQIDVEFAKNAGNPYDPPGMLMDARKQAGFGTFGPIHLLQVLGEVLGRALRAVWWQKWGVHRRLRPEEYGGRVHNQMVFNQSSGTQGRAYPLHTSIINSLQGGGLAPYYGQPGEFSPSSYLLPQAYSEGSPTHPAYGAGHATGSGALATMLKAFFDETAPIENPLVASTDGLSLVPYTGADAGQMTLGGEMNKLAGNIAIFRNAAGVHWRSDYTESLPFGEAIAIRMLQEMSLGFNEDDAYFQLTRFDGQTIRIFDGKVVALV